From a region of the Streptomyces sp. NBC_01454 genome:
- a CDS encoding VOC family protein, giving the protein MTHDLEAAQKFYSAVLGWRFRPASLGEEFCVAIADGEPVAGIGALAQNFQVAVAWTSYFAVENADDTAGRIRERGATVAVGPLKLGPGRAALAADRDGAAFGFWEGQTMAWSVGQGNAPACLELRTRDAFAAAIFYAEVFDWASGKPGGCDVTYEHDQVIVRDGTHTVATLRGGGVESAPDPRVRPRWHVHFPVGDVEKVAAAAVAAGGTVTPVTPTEEGGCQAVIRDPDGGFFTITSP; this is encoded by the coding sequence ATGACACACGATCTGGAGGCCGCCCAGAAGTTCTACTCCGCGGTCCTGGGCTGGCGGTTCCGCCCGGCCAGCCTCGGTGAGGAGTTCTGCGTGGCGATAGCCGACGGGGAGCCGGTGGCCGGCATCGGGGCCCTCGCCCAGAACTTCCAGGTCGCGGTGGCCTGGACGTCTTATTTCGCGGTGGAGAACGCCGATGACACCGCGGGCCGGATCCGCGAGCGCGGGGCGACGGTCGCCGTCGGCCCGCTCAAGCTCGGCCCCGGGCGCGCCGCCCTCGCCGCCGACCGCGACGGCGCCGCCTTCGGCTTCTGGGAAGGCCAGACCATGGCCTGGTCGGTGGGGCAGGGCAATGCGCCCGCCTGCCTGGAACTGCGCACCCGCGACGCCTTCGCCGCCGCCATCTTCTACGCGGAGGTCTTCGACTGGGCCTCCGGCAAACCGGGCGGCTGCGATGTGACCTACGAACACGACCAGGTGATCGTCCGCGACGGCACCCATACCGTCGCCACGCTGCGCGGCGGTGGGGTGGAGTCCGCCCCGGACCCGCGGGTGCGTCCCCGCTGGCACGTTCATTTCCCGGTCGGTGACGTCGAGAAGGTGGCGGCCGCCGCGGTGGCGGCCGGCGGGACGGTCACTCCCGTGACACCGACCGAGGAGGGGGGCTGCCAGGCCGTCATCCGCGACCCCGACGGCGGCTTCTTCACCATCACCTCGCCCTGA